From a region of the Ptychodera flava strain L36383 unplaced genomic scaffold, AS_Pfla_20210202 Scaffold_36__1_contigs__length_1797346_pilon, whole genome shotgun sequence genome:
- the LOC139127749 gene encoding GA-binding protein subunit beta-1-like, whose amino-acid sequence MAASKWRDPQDLVDAAGRGDVERAESLIDDGCDVNARGDFRLWDESTALHEASKGGHADVAEVLIKHGADVNAKDEYKSTALHAASKGGHADVAEVLIKHGAYVNAKNNDESTALHEASKGGHADVAEVLIKHGADVNAKHW is encoded by the exons ATGGCTGCCAGCAAATGGAGGGATCCCCAG GATCTCGTTGATGCAGCAGGGCGAGGTGATGTTGAGAGGGCTGAGTCTTTGATAGATGATGGATGTGATGTCAATGCTAGAGGTGACTTTAGGCTTTGG GACGAATCCACAGCATTGCATGAAGCTTCTAAAGGaggtcatgcagacgtcgctgaagtgctgattaaacatggtgcagatgtcaatgctaaggatgag tACAAATCCACAGCATTGCATGCAGCTTCTAAAGGaggtcatgcagacgtcgctgaagtgctgattaaacatggtgcatatgtcaatgctaagaataac gACGAATCCACAGCATTGCATGAAGCTTCTAAAGGaggtcatgcagacgtcgctgaagtgctgattaaacatggtgcagatgtcaatgctaagcaTTGG